GCGGACGTCCGGCGGACACATCGAGCCCCTTCGCGGCGGCCCGTTCCCTCCGCTTGCGCTCGGCCTCCTTCTTCCGCTTGTCGAGCACTCCGACGTAGCGATCGCAGAGGGTGAGGCGCACGCCGTCCTCTTCACGGACCAGGAGGCGGGCATGGAGGAGGGCGGACCAGAAGGCGCCGGGCGTGCCCGTCCAGCGGACGGCGGACTCCAGCGCTTCGATCCACACGGCTTCGTCCAGGGACGCGTCCCACGCCTGTCCGCCGGACATGTCCGCGGACGGTCCGAAGGACACGAAGCGCCCTTCGGGCAGGGCCTGCACGGCCCAGATCTGCAGCTCCACCATCGCGCCCAGGAACGCGCGCCGCTCCATGCCCAGGGCACGCGCGGCGCCGATCACCGCGAGGCTCATGGGGAAGCCCACGTCCACCTGAACCCAGTCCAGACCCGCCACGTCCACGCCTCCCAGCCCGGACACCACCGCGCGCCCGGTCCTGTGCCCTGGTGCCCGCTACGGGCGTCCGTCCCTGCCCGATGTCGTGGGTCGTCCCCCGGTCCGCTGATCCAGCGTTGATCGCAGCGACCCGGCCGGAAGCCGGGCGCTACACGAGCGCAGGAGGTGGGATGGGGGAGGGGGATGATCCACGGATCCGCGATCTGTGTCGTCAGGCCCGAACCGTCTACCCCCTGGGTTCTCCAGCGGACGTCCGTTCTTTGGACGCTACAGGGCGCTACAGAAGAGGGCCGCCGCGGCGCGGTTGGGGGTGTCCTCCAGGCGGATCAGGGAGGAACGCAACCACCCGTGGAGGCGGGGCTGATCACTGCTCCACTGTTGAGGACGCAGGACTGAACGCTGCGCAGGTGGATGGATCCCGCGGCGCCTCCGCCACCGCCGCCGCCTCCACCGTAGTTGAGCAGCACCGCCGTTCCGTCATCGCCAGGGGCAGGCTTGCTAAAACTGCCACCCGCGCCACCGTTGCCACCCGCGGTAGCAAGGCCGGAGCCGCCGTTGGCTCTGCTGCCGCTGTCCTCGCTGCCATTCGAGCCATTGGCTCCGTGACTTGAGGTATCGGAGCTCGCGGCGGCGCCCTCTCCACCACCGCCACCATTGGCGGTGAGCCGAGCGTTGGACGTCAGGTTCACCTGGAAGGCTTCCAGCACAATGCGGCCCCCGCTCCCTCCGCCACCGCCACCCGCTGCCGCAGTAGGCGAAACGCTCGCCTTGCCACCCAGTCCACCGCCGCCACTCACGGAGAGGATCTTCCCGATGGTCAGTCTCCTGGCCACGGAGATCTGGAGTGCGCCACCGCCTGCACCGCCGAACCCACCGGCTGCGCTGCCCGTGCCTCCACCATTGCCGCCCGCACACCCACCAAGGAGGGGCGAGAGGGAGGAGCCCTGCACGGCGCCTGCGCCGCCCCATGCTGCGTTGGGGTTGTAGCCCCAGCCGCCATTGGCTCCGGCCGTCGCTCCGCCCGCGCCACCTCCGCCTCCGCCCTGACCTTCGCTGTAGAGCCCGTTCTTGCCCTGTGATGCGGTGCACGCCTGATTGCCTCCGGCTCCGGGGACCGGTGCACCGTTCACGATGCGCCCGCTGGCCAGGATGTCGTGATTCAGCGTCGCATCCCCATACACGGCGAGGATGACCGGACGGCTGCCCACGATGCGCAGCTCGCCGCCCAGGGCCAGGGTCCGCACCGGGATGAGCAGGGTGTTGGGTGCACCTCCAGACTGGGGCAGGAGCTTGATGGTGAACGCGCTGGTGTCCGGGCCGGTGGCCACGGGCGTCCAGGACAGCGTGTCCGTATCGAACACCCCCGCTCCGGTGGTCCTCAGCTCGCCAATCTCACCGCCAGGAATGATGTTCGGATTGAAGTTGCTGGGCGTGTACGGGAACGCGACGCACTGGCCCGTCGCGCTGCACACGCGCGGAGTTCCCGCGCCGTCTTCGCTGCAGGGCAGATTGAGCCGAGCCGGATCCCCCGAATAGATACAGGAGTTGTTCGCCGTGCAGCCCGCGACCGTGTTGCATTCCCTGGGAGGGCAGGGCGTGTCCGTGCCGATGCACGTGCCATTGCCATCGCAGAAGCCCGAGGTGTGGCAGACATTGCCGTCCACGCAGGACGTGGTGGCCGGCTTGGGAGAGTACTCACAGCTGCCGGTGGTCGGGTTGCAGGTGCCCATGGGCTCCTGACACTGAGGGTTCGCTGGCACGGGGCACATCCGCACATCGCCCACGCACTGCCTATCAGCCGTGCAGCGGTCATCGGTCATGCACGGATTCCCGGAGTCGCAAGCCTGGCCCACCGGTACGGAACCTTCGATGCATGCACCCGTGGAGGCTTCGCAGGTCACCGTGGGCTGGCATTGCCCGGGCGTCTGGGTGCACTTCGGCGTTCCACCCGCGCACATCGCCGCGGCGCCAATCCCCACGCATCGCTTGTCCACCGTGCACGGGTCCCCGTCCGTGCACGTCTTCTCCGTGCAATCGCTGTCCGCGCACGACTTGTGACCGTCGCAGTCGTAGTCGACATTCGCGTCGCATTGTTCCGTAGCGCCTGGATGAACATCCGCCCGCGTGTCATCGCAGTCGGGCGACTCCACGCCGGGACCGCTCGCGACGAAGCCGTCACCATCCGCGTCCACCGCCCGCAGGGTGACGGTCCAGTCAATGGACTTTCCGGCGGGTGCATCCAAAGCGCGGTCCTCGTGAACCTCCACGAGCGCTCCCGTGCATTGATTGCCGCTGAAGGCCGCGAACGAAGTCGCCTTGACGTTGAGCCGTTCGCCCCACGCCGGCTTGCGGACCATCGCGACCTGGATCTCTTTCGCGTCAGGGTCCTTGAACTGACTGGAGGGAAGGTCGGTTCCCGCCTGGTTGATTCCGTCACCGACCTCCACGCGCAGGCACTGGGGCCTGTAGGAGGGGTACTTCACCGTCACGCGAAGCACGCCCTCGGCGGGGTCCTTCATGCGGCAGGCGGAGAGCAGCACCATGCAGGTCAATAGACAGAACAGACGCATGGTGCCGCACTGTACCCGTCAGCCCTCTGTTACTGGAATTCCAGGAGGCGGCGGGCGTCAGAGAGGCTGGCAGCCTCCCGTGGCGGCGGGGCTGATCACATAACCGTCTGCCTGGGTGCAGCTCTGGAGGCTGCGCAGATAGATGGAGCCCGCGGCGCCACCGCCGCCACCGCCACCGCCACTACCCAACACGACCGTTCCTCCGTTTTCACCAGAAGTGGGCGTGTTCGAGGTGCCACCCTTGCCACCATCTCCACCCGTGGTGGCGCCATCCTTGCCGCCGTTCGCGCTGGTGGCGGTGTCCTCGCTGCCACTGATGCCATCCGCTCCTGGATTCGCGACGCCAGCGCCGGCGCCGCCACCCTCTCCACCGCCGCCGCCATTGGCGGTAAGCCGCGCGTTGGACGTCAGGCTCACCTGGAAGGCTTCCAGCACGATGCGGCCCCCGCTCCCACCGCCGCCGCCACCCGCCGCAGCGTCATTCGAAGCGTTCGCCTTGCCGCCCAGGCCACCGCCACCGCTCACGGAGAGGGTCTTGCCGACAGTCAGCGTCCTGGCGACGGAGATCTGAATCGCGCCACCTCCCGCGCCACCAGGCCCACCGGCCGCGTTGCCCGTGCCTCCACCCGCACCTCCCGCGCACCCGCCGAGGAGTGGAATGAAGGCCGATGCCTGCAGCGAACCTCCGTCGCCCCGCGTGGCGTTGGCGTTGAGGCCCCTGCCGCCATTGGCTCCGGCCGTCGCGCCACCCGCGCCACCTCCGCCTCCGCCCTGTCCCCCGCTGAATGTCCCGTTATTGCCCTGTGACGTGGTGCACGCTTGATTGCCTCCGGCTCCGGGAACTGGTGCGCCATTCACGATCTGCCCGCTGGCCAGGATGGAGTGGTTCAGCGTCGCATCCCCATACACGGCGAGGATGACGGGGCGGCTGCCCACGATGCGCAGCTCACCACCCAGAGCCAGGGTCCGTACCGGGATGAGCAGGATGTCGGGTGCGCCTCCGCCCTGGGCCACGGTCTTGAGGGTGAATGCAGTGGTGTCCGGGCCTCCGTTCGCCTGGGGTGTCCAGGTCTGGGTTTCCGTGTCGAACACCACCGCTCCGGTGGTCCTCAGTTCGCCAATCTCACCGCCAGGAATGGCGTTCGGGTCGAAGTTGCTGGGCGTATACGGGAACGCGACGCACTGGCCCGTCACGGTGCACACGCGCGGCGTTCCGGACTCGTCCAGGCTGCAGGGCAGGTTGAGCTGGGCCGGGTCTCCCGAATAGACGCAGGAGTTGTTCGCCGTGCAGCCCACGGCGGTCTTGCACTCCATGGGAGGGCAGGGCGTGTCCGTGCCGATGCACGTGCCATTGCCATCGCAGAACCCCGGTTCATGGCAGACGTTGCCGTCCACACAGGACGTGGTGACCGGCTTGGGAGTGTACTCACAGATGCCGTTGGTCGGGTTGCAGGTGCCCGTGGGCTCCTGGCACGCGGGGCTCGTCGGCGTGGTGCACGTCTTCAAGGTCCCCACGCACTGCTTGTCGGCAGTACAGCGGCCATCGGTCATGCACGGGTTCCCGGGGTCGCAAGCCGCGCCCTCCTGCACGTTCCCCTCGATGCACTCACCCGTGGAGGACTCGCACGTCACCGTCGTCTGGCATTGACCCACGGACTGCTGGCACTTGGGCGTGCCACCTCCGCACTGCGCCGATGCCCCCACGCCGATGCACCGCTTGCCCGTGTTGCACAGGTCGCCGTCCGTGCACGTCCTCTCCGTGCAGTCCGAATCCGCGCACGCGAACTTCCCATCACAGTCGTAGTCGATGGTCGTGTCGCACTTCTCCTCTGCGCCCGGGCGGACGTCCGCCTTCGTTTCGTCGCAGTCGGAAATGCCTGCCCATTCGATGCCGGAAGGAGAGCCGTCGCCGTCAGCGTCCACCGCCTTCAGCGCCACGTCGAAGCGCGTGTACTCCTTGGGAACGATCGTGAGCGCGGCGTTCGTGAACCGCTCCACCGCCTCACCCGAGCACCGGTTGCCGTCAGTCTCCGCGTACGACGACACCGTGAGGTCCAGCGTCGCGTCCCAGTCCGCCTTGCGGCGCACCGCGACCAGGACTTCATTCTTCTCCGCGTTCTTGAACTGGCTGGAGAGGATGTCCGTGGCTTCCTGGTGCCCGTTCGCATCCTTCGCCTCCACGCGCACGCACGCGGGCTTGAAGGAGCCGTACTTCACGGACACGCGGATGGCGCCTTCGTCGGGAGCCTTCTCCCGACAGGCAGCCAGCAACACCACACATCCCAGCAGGCAGAGCCGATTCATGGCCCGCACTGTACCTGTCGTTCCTTGCCGACTGGAATTTCAGGTCAGGATGGCTCAGGGGGCCGTGCACCCACTGGAAGGACTGACCACGGCGCCAATGTCGATGGCACAAGACTGGACGCTGCGCAGGTGGATGTGGCCCGCGGCGCCACCCCCGCCACCACCACCGCCGCGTGTTCCAAATCCATCCTGGGTGCCATCGCTGCCCATGACGGGCACCGTCATCCCTGCGCCGCCCGCGCCGCCCCCGCCGCCCGTGGTGTTTCCCGTGTTGCCTCCACTGGCAGGGGTTGCCGTCGTCTGGGAGCCGTTGGTGCCACCCGAGCCTGCATTGTTGGCGTCGGAGCCTCCCTTGCCTCCACCACCCCCGTTGGCGGTGATTCGTGCAGCGGACGTGAGTTGAATCTGGAAGGCCTCCAGGACGACGCGCCCGCCACTTCCTCCTCCACCGCCGCCAGCCCCGGCGGAGCCACTCGCCTTGCCACCTTCTCCGCCG
This DNA window, taken from Corallococcus coralloides DSM 2259, encodes the following:
- a CDS encoding putative metal-binding motif-containing protein, whose protein sequence is MRLFCLLTCMVLLSACRMKDPAEGVLRVTVKYPSYRPQCLRVEVGDGINQAGTDLPSSQFKDPDAKEIQVAMVRKPAWGERLNVKATSFAAFSGNQCTGALVEVHEDRALDAPAGKSIDWTVTLRAVDADGDGFVASGPGVESPDCDDTRADVHPGATEQCDANVDYDCDGHKSCADSDCTEKTCTDGDPCTVDKRCVGIGAAAMCAGGTPKCTQTPGQCQPTVTCEASTGACIEGSVPVGQACDSGNPCMTDDRCTADRQCVGDVRMCPVPANPQCQEPMGTCNPTTGSCEYSPKPATTSCVDGNVCHTSGFCDGNGTCIGTDTPCPPRECNTVAGCTANNSCIYSGDPARLNLPCSEDGAGTPRVCSATGQCVAFPYTPSNFNPNIIPGGEIGELRTTGAGVFDTDTLSWTPVATGPDTSAFTIKLLPQSGGAPNTLLIPVRTLALGGELRIVGSRPVILAVYGDATLNHDILASGRIVNGAPVPGAGGNQACTASQGKNGLYSEGQGGGGGGAGGATAGANGGWGYNPNAAWGGAGAVQGSSLSPLLGGCAGGNGGGTGSAAGGFGGAGGGALQISVARRLTIGKILSVSGGGGLGGKASVSPTAAAGGGGGGSGGRIVLEAFQVNLTSNARLTANGGGGGEGAAASSDTSSHGANGSNGSEDSGSRANGGSGLATAGGNGGAGGSFSKPAPGDDGTAVLLNYGGGGGGGGGAAGSIHLRSVQSCVLNSGAVISPASTGGCVPP
- a CDS encoding putative metal-binding motif-containing protein, with amino-acid sequence MNRLCLLGCVVLLAACREKAPDEGAIRVSVKYGSFKPACVRVEAKDANGHQEATDILSSQFKNAEKNEVLVAVRRKADWDATLDLTVSSYAETDGNRCSGEAVERFTNAALTIVPKEYTRFDVALKAVDADGDGSPSGIEWAGISDCDETKADVRPGAEEKCDTTIDYDCDGKFACADSDCTERTCTDGDLCNTGKRCIGVGASAQCGGGTPKCQQSVGQCQTTVTCESSTGECIEGNVQEGAACDPGNPCMTDGRCTADKQCVGTLKTCTTPTSPACQEPTGTCNPTNGICEYTPKPVTTSCVDGNVCHEPGFCDGNGTCIGTDTPCPPMECKTAVGCTANNSCVYSGDPAQLNLPCSLDESGTPRVCTVTGQCVAFPYTPSNFDPNAIPGGEIGELRTTGAVVFDTETQTWTPQANGGPDTTAFTLKTVAQGGGAPDILLIPVRTLALGGELRIVGSRPVILAVYGDATLNHSILASGQIVNGAPVPGAGGNQACTTSQGNNGTFSGGQGGGGGGAGGATAGANGGRGLNANATRGDGGSLQASAFIPLLGGCAGGAGGGTGNAAGGPGGAGGGAIQISVARTLTVGKTLSVSGGGGLGGKANASNDAAAGGGGGGSGGRIVLEAFQVSLTSNARLTANGGGGGEGGGAGAGVANPGADGISGSEDTATSANGGKDGATTGGDGGKGGTSNTPTSGENGGTVVLGSGGGGGGGGAAGSIYLRSLQSCTQADGYVISPAATGGCQPL